Within Vannielia litorea, the genomic segment GCTCGTCGAAATTGGTGTCCCACCAGCCCCAGTTGTAGAAGGCGCCCTCGGTGCCCGGGTTCAGCCGGGCCAGCTCCTCGTGATACCACTGGTAGGCGCCGTTGCCGGTGACGCCCGCGTACTGGCGCAGGTTGATGCCGGTCTTGATGCAGGGCAGGTCGCCTTGCGTGCTGTCGTCGCCGAAGGTGGCGCGGCGGGTGTTGGGCGCCTTGCAGAACAGCGGGAAATCCCCGGTGTTGCGGAAGAAGGGGCGCTTGTAGAGGTCGATTCCGGCGAAGCTCTTCAGCCGGTTGGCGGCCTCGATGAGATAGGCCATGCCCATCATCCAGTAATTTGTGCCCTCGGCCCAGCCGCCATCGGCATCGCCCCAGGGCGAGTAGAGCCCGGCGAGAAACTCGATGCAGTAGTGCAGCCAGCCCCGCGCCTCGTCGGCCTCGTCGTCGCCCAGAAGCGCGATGCAGGCCGGGATCAGGGTGAGGGAGACGGAGCGGACGGCGTGGCTGTCGTAGGGAAAGAGGTGGATCTTGGCGTTGACGATGGCGTGCTCGGCGATGTCGCGGGTGCGCGCCAGCAGCGCGGCGCGGACACGGGCGCGCTCGTCCTCGGTCATCTGGTCGTGGAGCCAGTCGTAGCCCCAGGCCAGCGCGTTGGTGACGCGATAGGCCCATTCATCGGTATAGGCGCGTGAGGTCACGCCCATCGGATCCCAGGAGGCGGCCTCGAGCAGCCAGGCCTTGGCGCGGGCGAGCATCGCCTCGTCGCCGGTGACCTGCCCGCCGATGGCGAGATGGCGCACGGCGTAGAGCAGCTCCTGCAGCTCGATGTAGGTCTGCCGCCAGACCGGCGCGGTGCGCTGGTGGCCGGGGTAGCCCGCCGGCTCGGTCATCACCTCGCGGTCCATCCAGGGCAGCACGGATCTTTCGTAGAAGGTCGCCCAGCTGCAATGGTCCGGGTCGGCCTTCACCGCCTTGCGGAACTCGGCCAGCCGGTCGGGGGTGAGCCAGAGCCGGGGGTGGGCTGTGGTGGTGCCCTTCAGCCGGTCGTCGCGCGAGGGCAGCGGGCTCTCGGGGAGCCCCTCCTCCAGGGTGAAGCTGCGGGTGCTGCTCCAGCTGCTGGCGGGCTTGCCGGTGGAGGGGTCGCAGACGGCGTAGGACCAGTGCCAGGTGCCGGGGGCCAGCACCTTGTCGGGCGTGAAGAAGTTCAGCGGGATCTGCGCGAAGGTCAGCGTGTCCCTGGCGGGAAACCTGGGGTCGGTCGACAGCCGCAGCACATAGGTGGCCTCGTCCTCGATCACCGGCAGCCAGGTGAAGCGCGGCGGATTCTCGACGACCTCGCTTGCGGCGTCGGGGGCGTACTGGACGGTCAGTCGGCCGGCCTTGGGCTCGTCGAGCGCGGGGATCGTCGTTGCGGACATGAGGGGGCCTTCTGTCTGTCGGGAGGAAGAGAGGGGTGGCGGGCGCGACGCCTTGGGCGCCGCACCCGCCGGGCTGAGGGGAGGGTCAGCCGTACTGGCGTGCGTAGGCGGAGTTCAGCACTTCGATGACTTCCTGGTAGCCCATCTTGTCGAGGGTCTCGACATAGGCATCCCAGTCGGCGTTCACGTCACCGGAGCCGAGGATCCAGGCCTGGTTCCGCTCGAGCATGTAGGTGCGCAGGGAGGGCCAGTACTTGTCGTAGACCGCCTGCTCCTCCTTGTTCATCGCCACGCCGAGGAACTGGTCGATCAGCAGGTCGTTGGCGTCGTAGAGCTCGATGCCCTCGCGGGCGGCCTGCGAGGTCCACTGCCACTCGTAGCGGTAGTCCTGCGGGTAGCCCCGATAGATCTGGGCGCCTTCGAGATACATCTGGCTGTTCACCGGGCTGTCGGAGTTGAGCACCTCGGGCTTGTAGATCGGCTCGCCGTCCACCATGTCCCAGGTCTTGCCCTCGACCCCGAAGTTGGCGAGGTTGCTGCCTTCGGGGGTGAAGAAGAAGTCGAAGTACTTGATCGTCTCCACCGGATGCTCGTTGGAGTAGCTGATCGCCCAGCCGTCGGGCTTGATCGGGATGCGGCGATGCTCTTCCATCCGCACGCCACCAGCCGATGCGGGCGGCAGGAACGGGATGAAGTTGAAGCCTTCGACCTTGTCCTTGAGCGCGTCGTTGTAGCCCGAGGTGGAAGCGAACCAGTCGTGCGTCGAGCCGCCGAGGTTTTCGCTCAGCAGGTAGTCGCGCGACGAGGAGCCGCGGGTGAAGATCTCGGGGTCGATCAGACCTTCGGCATACCACTTGGCGATGTTGGCGATGCCGTCGCGGTAGGCTTCCTGGGCGTAGGGGTGCACCACCGAGCCTTCGTCGTTGACGTAAAAGTCGTGGTAGGTGTCGGAGCCCGACGACCGCGCATCCCAGAGCGTCAGAAGGCGGTTCACCTCTTCCCACTGGCGGGCGAAATAGGGGATCTCGTCCTTCTTGCCGTTGCCGTTGGGGTCGCCGTCGCGGAAGGCCTTGAACACCTCGTAGAGCTCATCGACGTTCTGCGGCTGCTCGAGCCCCAGCTTGTCGAGCCAGTCCTGGCGGATGTACCAGGCGCGGCCGAACTTTCCGTCGGGCAGATAGGGGATGTAGTAGTAGTTGCCGTCATAGGAGGAGATCGCCTCCTTCAGGCCCGGGTGCTCTTCCCAGAACTTCGCGATGTTCGGGGCGTGCTCCTCGACCAGCTCGTTGAGCGGCACGAAGGCGCCCTCGGGGCCATACTGGTTGACCGGCTGCTGGATCAGGTGGCCGCCGACGATGTCGGGCAGGTTGCCCTGGGCCAGGAGCAGGTTCATCGCCTCGGCCTGGTCGGTGACGTTCTTGCCCGAGGTCTTGTCGATCAGGTGAATCCCGGTCATCTCGCGGGCGACTTCCTCGACCGGGTAGATCTTGCTGGCGTCGCCGCCCACGCCGTAGCCCTGCGCGCGGGGCCAGTGCATGTGGATCGTCAGCTCCAGCGGCTCCTCGACGATCGGCAGGTGGCCTTCGGCGAGTGCCGGGGCCGTCAGGGCCGTGGTGCCGAGCACGGCAACGGTGAGTTTGAGATTTCGCATGGTGTCCTCCCTGTTGCGAATGGCGGTCATTCCTTCACTCCGCCCAGCAGGATGCCCTTGCTGAAGTACTTCTGGAGGAAGGGATAGATGAGCAGGATCGGGATGATCGAGCAGACGATGATGGCGGCGCTCACGGTCTCGAAGGAATAGGCCGAGGTGAGCAGCGTGTTGGCGAATTCCTCGTCGTCGGAAAGTTCGACGATGACCTTGCGCAGGTAGACCTGGAGCGGGATCTTGCTTTCGTCCTGCAGCAGTACCATCGCCCAGAAGAAGCCGTTCCAGCGCGAGACGATGCAGAACAGCGCGACGGTGGCGATGGCGGGCTTGGCCAGCGGCACGAAGACCTTCCAGAGCACCTGGAATTCGTTGGCCCCGTCCATCCGCGCGGCCTCCTCGAAGGACTGCGGGATGCCCTCGAAGAAGTTGCGCAGCAGGATGATGTTGAAGCCGTTCACCGCGAAGCCGATGATGATGCCGAAGTAGCTGTCGAGCAGGCCGAGGTCGCGCATGTTGAGGAAGAACGGGATCAGGCCCGCGTTGAACCACATGGTGAAGGCCACCATCAGGTTCCAGAACCGCCGTCCGTAGAGCTGCGGGCGCGACAGGGCGTAGGCGCCGGGGATGATGAACGCGAGGCTCATCAGCGTGCCGCCGATCGTGTAGATGAAGGTGTTGCTGTAGCTCGACCAGAACAGCGGCTCGGAGAGCACGCGCTTGTAGGCCTCCAGGGTAAAGCCCACCGGCGTCAGCACCACGTTGCCCGCCCGAGCCTCGAAGCCCGTGGAGAGCGAGAGCGAGGCGATGTAGATGAACGGGTAGAGCGTGGAGATCGTGAACAGGGCGATCAGCACCATGTTGACGATCACGAAGAGCTTGTCGCCGCGGGAATAGAGATTCATGTTCGTCATGGGTCCAGCCTCCTCACCAGAGCGACGTGCGCGAGTAGCGCTTGGAGATCGTGTTGGCGGTCATCACCAGGATGAAGGCGACCACGGCGTTGAAGAGGCCGGCAGCGGCGGCCAGGTCGTATTGCCCGCCCTGGATGCCCTGACGGTAGATGAAGGTGTTCACCACGTCGGCGGTCTCGTAGGTGGCCGGCTGGTAGAGCAGGATGATCATCTCGAAGCTCACCTCGAGCATGTTGCCGATGCGGATGATGAGCATGATGATGATGGTGGGCATGATCGACGGGATCGTGATCTTCCACATCATCTGCCAGCGGCTCGCGCCATCGACCACGGCGCTCTCGTAGAGCGTGGGCGACACGCCCGCGATGGCGGCGAGGTAGACGATCGACTGGAAGCCGGCCTCCTGCCAGATCCCGGTGCCCACGAAGATCGGGCGGAACCACTCGGGCTTGGTCAGGAAGTAGATCGGATCTATCCCGAACCAGCCCAGCATGGTGTTGACGATGCCGGCGCTCGGGCTGAAGGCGGTGATCACGATACCGGCGATGATCACCGAAGAGATGAAATGCGGCAGGTAGACAATGGTTTGCGCCGTCTTCTTGAACCACTGCTTGAGGATCTCGTTGAACATCAGCGCCAGGATGATCGGCATGGGGAAGCCGAAGATCAGGCCGTAGAAGCTGATGATGACCGTGTTGCGCAGGGCGCGCAGGAACTGGTCGTTGTCGAAGAGGGTCTGGAAGTGCTCGAAGCCGATCCAGGGGCTGTTCGCCACGCCGCGGAAGATCGAGTAATCCTTGAAGGCGATCTGCAGCCCGTACATCGGCTTGTAGAGGAAGACGAGCAGCCAGACGATCGTGGGAATCAGCATCAGGTAGAGCTGCCACTCGCGCTTGAGGTGGTCGCCCACCCGAACCATGCGGCTGGGCTTGCGATACCGCTGCGCCTCGGTCGCGTCGAAGACCATCTCCTCCGTGGAGGGGCCCGCGGCGGTGGAGAAGTTGGGATCGTTGCTCATTGCTCCAGCACCTGGCCGGGCAGTGCCACGCCGGTCTCGGCGTCGAAGACGCGCACCAGGTGCGGTGCGATGGTGAAGCCGCCGATGCCGTCGAGCATGGCCATCTGGCCCACCGTGTCGGTGCGGATCACGAAGGGCGCGCCCTGCAGGCTGGCGTGCACCAGCGCCTCGGAGCCGAGCGTCTCGACGAGGTCCACCTCGATGCTGACGGCGCCCGGCGCTCCGGCCTCTGCCACTTTCACGAACTCGGGGCGAATCCCGAGCACCACCTGGGTTCCGACGGCATTCTGCAACGACGGCAGCGGCTGGAGCTGCACCTGCTGGCCGCCGAACTCGGCCACCGGGCCGCTGTCGCCGGCCACCACGGTGGCGGTGACCATGTTCATCGGCGGCGAGCCGAGAAAGCCCGCCACGAAGGTGTTGGCCGGGTTCAGGAACAGCTCCATCGGCGTGCCGATCTGCTCGATCCGGCCGTCGTGCATGACCACGATCCGGTCGGCCAGCGTCATCGCCTCGACCTGGTCGTGGGTCACGTAGATGGACGTTGCGCCGAGGCGTTTGTGCAGCCGCTTGATCTCGGCCCGCATCTGGGTGCGCAGCTTGGCGTCGAGGTTGGAGAGCGGCTCGTCGAAGAGAAACACCTTGGGGCGGCGCACGATGGCCCGGCCCATGGCGACGCGCTGGCGCTGCCCGCCGGACAGATCGGCCGGGCGACGCTCGAGATAGGGGGTGAGGCCGAGGATCTCGCCGACCTCCTCCACCGAGGCGGCGATCGCCTCCTTCTTTTCCTTGCGGATGCGCAGCCCGAAGGCGATGTTGTCGGCCACGTTCAGATGCGGGTAGAGCGCGTAGTTCTGGAACACCATGGCCACGTCACGGTCTTTCGGGGCGACCCGGTTCACGTGGCGGCCGTCGATGGTGAGGTCGCCGTCGCTGATCTCTTCCAGCCCGGCGATCATCCGCAGGGTGGTGGACTTGCCGCAGCCCGAGGGGCCGACGAGCACGACGAACTCCTTTTCCCGCACCTCGAGGTCGATGCCATGCACCACCTGCACAGCGCCGTAAGACTTTACGATACGGTCAAGCCGAACT encodes:
- a CDS encoding DUF4962 domain-containing protein produces the protein MSATTIPALDEPKAGRLTVQYAPDAASEVVENPPRFTWLPVIEDEATYVLRLSTDPRFPARDTLTFAQIPLNFFTPDKVLAPGTWHWSYAVCDPSTGKPASSWSSTRSFTLEEGLPESPLPSRDDRLKGTTTAHPRLWLTPDRLAEFRKAVKADPDHCSWATFYERSVLPWMDREVMTEPAGYPGHQRTAPVWRQTYIELQELLYAVRHLAIGGQVTGDEAMLARAKAWLLEAASWDPMGVTSRAYTDEWAYRVTNALAWGYDWLHDQMTEDERARVRAALLARTRDIAEHAIVNAKIHLFPYDSHAVRSVSLTLIPACIALLGDDEADEARGWLHYCIEFLAGLYSPWGDADGGWAEGTNYWMMGMAYLIEAANRLKSFAGIDLYKRPFFRNTGDFPLFCKAPNTRRATFGDDSTQGDLPCIKTGINLRQYAGVTGNGAYQWYHEELARLNPGTEGAFYNWGWWDTNFDELTYLTDYPQVEATAPESGFRHFRGIGWVGIQHAMADPDEHIHFVFKSSRFGSISHSHGDQNAFCLSAYGEDLAIQSGYYVAFNSSMHRLWRRQTRSKNAILINGKGQYAEKDKTKAMAATGRILAAEQREDHIYIKGDATAAYQSLSPEVTLAEREVYFVQNSYFVIVDKVDAKTPVTVDWLLHANGEYELGKTSFRYTGQRAGFYGQVVWSEAGKPQLSQETGFPGVDPADYEGLPVSTCLHAQYPAATRHRIATLLVPYKLSEPRRIFNFMDDQGYDADLYFSDADENTFKVVMKKLANT
- a CDS encoding ABC transporter permease; the encoded protein is MSNDPNFSTAAGPSTEEMVFDATEAQRYRKPSRMVRVGDHLKREWQLYLMLIPTIVWLLVFLYKPMYGLQIAFKDYSIFRGVANSPWIGFEHFQTLFDNDQFLRALRNTVIISFYGLIFGFPMPIILALMFNEILKQWFKKTAQTIVYLPHFISSVIIAGIVITAFSPSAGIVNTMLGWFGIDPIYFLTKPEWFRPIFVGTGIWQEAGFQSIVYLAAIAGVSPTLYESAVVDGASRWQMMWKITIPSIMPTIIIMLIIRIGNMLEVSFEMIILLYQPATYETADVVNTFIYRQGIQGGQYDLAAAAGLFNAVVAFILVMTANTISKRYSRTSLW
- a CDS encoding extracellular solute-binding protein; translation: MTAIRNREDTMRNLKLTVAVLGTTALTAPALAEGHLPIVEEPLELTIHMHWPRAQGYGVGGDASKIYPVEEVAREMTGIHLIDKTSGKNVTDQAEAMNLLLAQGNLPDIVGGHLIQQPVNQYGPEGAFVPLNELVEEHAPNIAKFWEEHPGLKEAISSYDGNYYYIPYLPDGKFGRAWYIRQDWLDKLGLEQPQNVDELYEVFKAFRDGDPNGNGKKDEIPYFARQWEEVNRLLTLWDARSSGSDTYHDFYVNDEGSVVHPYAQEAYRDGIANIAKWYAEGLIDPEIFTRGSSSRDYLLSENLGGSTHDWFASTSGYNDALKDKVEGFNFIPFLPPASAGGVRMEEHRRIPIKPDGWAISYSNEHPVETIKYFDFFFTPEGSNLANFGVEGKTWDMVDGEPIYKPEVLNSDSPVNSQMYLEGAQIYRGYPQDYRYEWQWTSQAAREGIELYDANDLLIDQFLGVAMNKEEQAVYDKYWPSLRTYMLERNQAWILGSGDVNADWDAYVETLDKMGYQEVIEVLNSAYARQYG
- a CDS encoding ABC transporter ATP-binding protein — protein: MSGVRLDRIVKSYGAVQVVHGIDLEVREKEFVVLVGPSGCGKSTTLRMIAGLEEISDGDLTIDGRHVNRVAPKDRDVAMVFQNYALYPHLNVADNIAFGLRIRKEKKEAIAASVEEVGEILGLTPYLERRPADLSGGQRQRVAMGRAIVRRPKVFLFDEPLSNLDAKLRTQMRAEIKRLHKRLGATSIYVTHDQVEAMTLADRIVVMHDGRIEQIGTPMELFLNPANTFVAGFLGSPPMNMVTATVVAGDSGPVAEFGGQQVQLQPLPSLQNAVGTQVVLGIRPEFVKVAEAGAPGAVSIEVDLVETLGSEALVHASLQGAPFVIRTDTVGQMAMLDGIGGFTIAPHLVRVFDAETGVALPGQVLEQ
- a CDS encoding carbohydrate ABC transporter permease, with the translated sequence MTNMNLYSRGDKLFVIVNMVLIALFTISTLYPFIYIASLSLSTGFEARAGNVVLTPVGFTLEAYKRVLSEPLFWSSYSNTFIYTIGGTLMSLAFIIPGAYALSRPQLYGRRFWNLMVAFTMWFNAGLIPFFLNMRDLGLLDSYFGIIIGFAVNGFNIILLRNFFEGIPQSFEEAARMDGANEFQVLWKVFVPLAKPAIATVALFCIVSRWNGFFWAMVLLQDESKIPLQVYLRKVIVELSDDEEFANTLLTSAYSFETVSAAIIVCSIIPILLIYPFLQKYFSKGILLGGVKE